The region GAGACACTTAGCAACAATGATTTACTGATACTCAAGAGGGAGCTTTCAGAGTTCTCCAAGGTTTTTCATTTGAGTTATGATGAGATTATGTCTGAATCATTTGTTAAGTTGTTCCCCAAAACCCATCGTCCTTATGGACCACTATATAATTCGCGGTGGTTTTGGCAGAGAGGTGGGTAGAATTGACTATTGGATCTTTTTTTGTTAGTGTATCAGGTTATGGAAAGTTCAGGGACACTAAGATTTATATAGATAAGGCGCCTCAGGATGGCAACGAGAAAAAATAAAACTGGCAAATATGAGGAAATCAAGCAGGATCTTGAAGAGCAAAGGTCTGCACTATTATTGGAGGCAGGTGTCCTGATAGGTGAGGGGCTTAACCCGGACAAGATAAATTTCCCTGATGTTACAGATCAGGCGTCTGCAGAGGTAGATAAGAATTTTGAAATCAGGCTCAGGGAGCGGGAACGTAAACTGATAAAAAAAATAGATGAAGCCCTTGACCGTATAGAGAAAGGTACTTTTGGTATCTGTGATGGATGTGGAGAAGAGATAGGTTATGGACGTATCAAGGCCAGACCGGTTACAACATACTGTATTGAATGTAAGACACAACAGGAAGAGGACGAAAAACTAAGAGAGTGAGGAGAATAAATCATGTATGCGATCGTAGAAACAGGTGGTAAACAACAGAGAGTTTCAACCGGAGACGTTATTTCCATTGAAAAGATTGCCGGTGATAAAGGCTCAACCATAGAGTTTGACAAGATACTTGCAGTCGGAAGTGGAGACGGTGTTGTTCTTGGCCAACCTTATGTTGCCAATGCGAAGGTTATAGGCAGCATCGTATCTCAGTACAGAGATAAGAAGGTGATCGTTTTCAAGAAGAAACGCAGAAAGAATTACCGGCGCACAAATGGGCACAGACAGTATTTGACAAGGGTAAGAATCGTAGAGGTAAAGGGATGACGACTTCGTAAAAGTCTATAAATTAAAAAGGAGAGGTCAGCATGGCACACAAAAAAGGTCAGGGAAGTATACGAAACGGGCGTGACAGTAATGCCCAGAGGCTTGGCATAAAATGTTTTGGCGGAGAGGTTGTTCCTGCTGGTTCTATTTTAGTCCGTCAGCGCGGAACCAAATTCCATCCTGGATATAATGTTGGAAAAGGCGGGGACGATTCTTTGTTTGCCAAGATTGCAGGTGTGGTTCAGTTTGAAAGGGTTGGCAGGGACAGGAAAAGAGTGAGTGTATATCCAGTGATGTAGGTTATCCAGGTCACTCTATAAATTCAATAATATGTTTGCCCCAGGTTCTTCTAATGTTATCTGGGGCTTTTTTATAAGCAGGGTTCAGGATGTTCATAGACAGAATAAAAATATTTGTTCATGCCGGTGATGGCGGAAACGGCTGCGTAAGTTTCAGGCGTGAGGCATATGTTCCTCGCGGTGGACCTAATGGGGGTGATGGCGGTAATGGAGGGGACGTTGTAATTGAAACCTCCTCTAATCTGTATACCCTTCTTGACCAGAAGTACCATCGTCACTACATTGCAAAACGCGGTGTCCATGGCAAAGGAAAAGACATGCGCGGCAAAGATGGAGCAGATGAAATAGTAAAGGTTCCGGTTGGAACCATGGTCTATGATTTTGAAACCAGGGAGCTTTTAGCTGACCTTGCCAGAGATGGGGAACAATTGATTGTCGCCAGAGGCGGCCGCGGGGGACTTGGAAATGCCGCTTTTGCCACCTCCGTAAACCGGGCGCCCAGATTTGCACAGCCAGGTGAAAAAGGTAAGGAGCGATGGCTTCTTCTGGAACTAAAGTTATTAGCAGATGTAGGTGTAATAGGCCTTCCTAATGCCGGAAAATCTACCTTTTTATCGTCGGTCTCAGCTGCCCGTCCAAAGATAGCCGACTACCCATTTACAACTCTCAATCCCAACCTTGGCGTTGCGGGTTACGGAAGGGATAAGAGCATTATTATGGCAGATATCCCTGGTCTTATAGAGGGAGCCCACGATGGGAAGGGCCTGGGGTTTCAATTCTTGCGGCATGTTGAGAGGACATCTGTATTGCTGCATCTTGTGGATATCTCAGATGGTGCAGCAGTCCCGCCGGTTGAAGCGCTTGAGATGGTAAACAAAGAGATTTCATTAT is a window of Nitrospirota bacterium DNA encoding:
- the dksA gene encoding RNA polymerase-binding protein DksA; this translates as MATRKNKTGKYEEIKQDLEEQRSALLLEAGVLIGEGLNPDKINFPDVTDQASAEVDKNFEIRLRERERKLIKKIDEALDRIEKGTFGICDGCGEEIGYGRIKARPVTTYCIECKTQQEEDEKLRE
- the rplU gene encoding 50S ribosomal protein L21; protein product: MYAIVETGGKQQRVSTGDVISIEKIAGDKGSTIEFDKILAVGSGDGVVLGQPYVANAKVIGSIVSQYRDKKVIVFKKKRRKNYRRTNGHRQYLTRVRIVEVKG
- the rpmA gene encoding 50S ribosomal protein L27, whose amino-acid sequence is MAHKKGQGSIRNGRDSNAQRLGIKCFGGEVVPAGSILVRQRGTKFHPGYNVGKGGDDSLFAKIAGVVQFERVGRDRKRVSVYPVM
- the obgE gene encoding GTPase ObgE; amino-acid sequence: MFIDRIKIFVHAGDGGNGCVSFRREAYVPRGGPNGGDGGNGGDVVIETSSNLYTLLDQKYHRHYIAKRGVHGKGKDMRGKDGADEIVKVPVGTMVYDFETRELLADLARDGEQLIVARGGRGGLGNAAFATSVNRAPRFAQPGEKGKERWLLLELKLLADVGVIGLPNAGKSTFLSSVSAARPKIADYPFTTLNPNLGVAGYGRDKSIIMADIPGLIEGAHDGKGLGFQFLRHVERTSVLLHLVDISDGAAVPPVEALEMVNKEISLYHTDMSDKIQVVAGTKTDAMTGDDRLKELAAYCKKKKFKFFSISAATGAGVREIMNYMGKTVEKNRVNAEKTADKD